The following are encoded together in the Pseudomonas maumuensis genome:
- a CDS encoding DUF6543 domain-containing protein, whose amino-acid sequence MSAVSPPAALTLRQAVAHVFRSRPTLRQVVELEAYKTIIARVPSLLDHQPTLRCAKDIYVQFPMDEKGWMAVRPLLDVLMEAILRGGTLIFTAEHVFRTQVDGTLFCDVPREDGTFLRQVILNPAVLNAPLGALVKDAVERFRQAQIAYWNQAVEGYAQLGDVTRHQWLGQVLRTHLARAVDGEALTVGQRACLVDLLLGKTQGFAIFAVQASLHRRDDDPVDVLQPDLLIHAQDEIQQQWLWCSPAGFVRGFDDEDAFAQAFERMMGQRYTFETFGWTRYQLEGDVLMQQSGLVLEYLLDQVGSLQVQVFDSVPALEKNLHGLTDPAGLMLNLDLDSGAEVILELPEWIGRADSKGHLRAGRMLLELGANQASSNGRTSLEGIEGPRTYTLRCLRERMQVLHPGVTPYDPDDLLIVLEGGADPEARSTVTLTEWALYKQQALGRKEPVTVEHRLAATQLAAWVDVSGLRQLIDDVDIGGRYPGYVSTQLDDPARSSLRIQRFASEWRLQLLAVGLQAWSKCRLSESRWQALAEFCRSASDFKGNVDLAPLAFGVKHLRTRDEATYMFVIRFHEPAFVLLYCPYYEKDSLTCANDLDSLMATIRQSATLSSRILDWVSPAAKATYDNNGFVQPHLTQGLGTPLVEQPIDVPEPAKIVFTPWLADADLRMYQGLRTLLVQLADRATVSNSEARWASVGEYILNFSRLVSLVPGPIGEALSAIFSLEQLHTVLDDYQHGSTVLLPHRLLGLFTDLAWGLLVRRAAAFADTLVSESLVDIDGAPASPSERYRAALTPARGTVHGVDTLESREQQTLLIASGWGEGPSSRRKALAVYAAPVRLGPATLDPASQLHRVDGHVYAELDGVAYQVRRDAGELRVVAQDGRLGPALWHGHGWFIKRGFFGGSGRAGQPSRALEQTRTALRARVARHHTAAEEAQKSFQGLLGQLIAKDDAIDREHKRQALVRQNPGGRLTEQEIATRVEASEALIVGLQAEERALRHGAVQAKEKGLAEAGKQDELLSRLARLTPEEARSAVQARRDEWRCFNLTDALYVRDELHRLSDRQALYAKANALNGKLFSEIGEPLAAYRADLAGCVPLMKRMLVAMQLIDELVVEMPEAATFYHGDQVKTVRTFIDNHHFNIIDMRFEHLAALAELSLLPSPTSNLLRWHKVVDRLSGNRLRAAAANHAMVLTSNLPHVDRLEVLQEAWYHYSKAAHEALVQLNMGSPAIDATMLGEYLQHMELLKQSANHLLIQASQEFAGMNVPMRAAYAVSEGMHRAVRTTTGELLIATQQATEDGGEQLVVSDPVGGDVLHRFHCRQGVWVETLPEPQAQDPAWVPASEAAEHARNVLEQGGALQERVRDYLARDLDHRDLETLVDGQIEALQAARDSVRDDEALHGRLVEAVAQWKGNKVAWLTRLHSQTRKPGAAALAFLHERNLLNVAYVRRETSANHVAFDEYRIQVLVQPGGKQVSATWAGHFHLDSQDASAADFSVGHLKNWSE is encoded by the coding sequence ATGTCAGCTGTCTCCCCCCCCGCTGCGCTGACCCTGCGTCAGGCTGTGGCCCATGTTTTCAGGTCTCGCCCTACATTGCGTCAGGTCGTGGAGCTAGAGGCCTACAAAACGATCATTGCGCGAGTGCCTTCGCTGCTTGACCACCAGCCGACACTGCGCTGCGCCAAGGACATCTACGTGCAGTTTCCGATGGATGAGAAAGGCTGGATGGCCGTCCGGCCTCTGCTCGATGTGCTCATGGAGGCCATCCTGCGGGGAGGAACGCTGATCTTTACCGCGGAGCACGTGTTCAGAACCCAGGTAGATGGGACGCTTTTCTGTGATGTGCCTCGCGAGGACGGGACTTTCCTGAGGCAGGTGATCTTGAATCCCGCGGTACTGAATGCTCCCCTTGGCGCGTTGGTGAAGGACGCTGTCGAACGTTTTCGGCAAGCGCAGATCGCCTACTGGAACCAAGCCGTCGAGGGCTATGCGCAGCTCGGCGACGTCACCCGTCACCAGTGGTTGGGCCAAGTGTTGCGAACCCATCTTGCGCGAGCCGTGGATGGCGAAGCGTTGACCGTCGGCCAACGTGCCTGCCTGGTGGACCTGCTGCTTGGCAAGACCCAAGGCTTTGCCATCTTCGCGGTGCAGGCCTCGCTGCACAGGCGCGATGATGATCCGGTCGATGTGCTGCAGCCCGACTTGCTGATCCATGCCCAGGATGAAATACAGCAACAATGGCTCTGGTGCTCGCCTGCCGGGTTCGTCCGTGGCTTCGACGATGAAGACGCGTTCGCCCAGGCCTTCGAGCGAATGATGGGCCAGCGCTACACCTTCGAGACCTTTGGCTGGACGCGTTACCAGCTTGAAGGGGATGTCCTGATGCAGCAGTCCGGGCTGGTGCTGGAATACCTGCTCGACCAGGTCGGCAGTCTGCAGGTGCAGGTTTTCGACAGTGTACCGGCGCTGGAGAAGAACCTGCATGGGCTGACCGACCCCGCTGGGCTCATGCTGAATCTGGATCTCGATAGCGGAGCTGAGGTCATCCTGGAACTGCCCGAATGGATCGGACGGGCCGACAGCAAGGGGCATCTGAGGGCAGGGCGGATGCTGCTCGAATTGGGCGCGAACCAGGCAAGCTCGAACGGGCGTACTTCGCTCGAAGGCATCGAGGGTCCACGCACCTACACCCTACGGTGCCTGCGGGAACGGATGCAGGTATTGCACCCTGGCGTCACGCCCTACGACCCGGACGATTTGCTCATCGTGCTCGAGGGCGGCGCGGACCCCGAGGCGCGGAGCACTGTCACGCTGACTGAATGGGCTTTGTACAAACAGCAGGCGCTTGGTCGTAAGGAGCCGGTCACCGTGGAGCACCGGCTTGCCGCTACTCAATTGGCTGCATGGGTAGACGTATCGGGGCTGAGGCAGTTGATCGATGACGTGGACATCGGAGGGCGCTACCCCGGCTATGTATCGACGCAACTGGACGACCCCGCTCGATCTTCCCTGCGTATCCAACGCTTCGCCAGTGAGTGGCGCTTGCAGCTTTTGGCCGTGGGGCTCCAGGCATGGTCGAAGTGTCGCTTGAGCGAGTCGCGCTGGCAGGCTTTGGCTGAGTTCTGCCGCAGTGCCAGTGACTTCAAGGGCAATGTCGACCTCGCGCCATTGGCATTCGGCGTCAAGCATCTCAGGACTCGCGACGAAGCTACCTACATGTTCGTGATCCGCTTCCATGAGCCGGCGTTCGTCTTGCTCTACTGCCCCTACTATGAAAAAGACAGCCTGACCTGCGCGAACGACCTCGACAGCCTCATGGCCACCATCAGGCAATCTGCCACCTTGAGCTCGCGCATCCTGGACTGGGTTTCTCCCGCGGCCAAGGCCACCTACGACAACAATGGCTTTGTGCAACCTCATCTCACCCAGGGGCTGGGTACCCCGCTGGTCGAGCAGCCCATCGATGTTCCCGAGCCGGCAAAGATCGTCTTCACCCCTTGGCTGGCGGATGCCGACCTCAGGATGTACCAAGGCCTGCGCACGCTGCTCGTGCAATTGGCCGATCGCGCCACGGTGTCCAATAGCGAAGCGCGTTGGGCGAGTGTCGGTGAGTACATCCTCAACTTTTCCCGCCTGGTGAGTCTCGTGCCAGGTCCGATTGGCGAGGCGCTGAGCGCGATCTTTTCCCTGGAGCAGTTGCATACCGTGCTCGATGATTACCAGCACGGCAGTACAGTGTTGTTGCCGCATCGTCTGCTGGGGCTGTTCACCGATTTGGCGTGGGGGCTGCTGGTACGCAGAGCCGCGGCTTTCGCAGACACATTGGTATCAGAGTCCTTGGTCGATATCGACGGCGCTCCGGCGTCGCCTTCCGAGCGCTACAGAGCCGCGCTCACACCGGCCCGAGGCACGGTCCACGGCGTCGATACGCTGGAGTCGCGCGAGCAGCAGACGCTGTTGATCGCCTCGGGTTGGGGCGAGGGACCGAGCAGCAGGCGCAAGGCCTTGGCGGTCTATGCGGCGCCGGTGCGGCTTGGTCCCGCGACACTGGACCCAGCCAGCCAGCTGCATCGTGTCGATGGCCATGTCTACGCCGAGCTCGATGGCGTGGCGTACCAGGTGCGCCGCGATGCAGGGGAGTTGAGGGTCGTCGCGCAAGATGGACGCCTGGGGCCGGCGCTATGGCATGGCCATGGCTGGTTCATCAAGCGCGGCTTTTTCGGTGGCAGTGGCAGAGCGGGGCAGCCGTCACGGGCGCTGGAGCAGACGCGAACGGCCCTGCGGGCGAGGGTCGCCAGGCACCATACCGCCGCCGAGGAAGCCCAGAAGTCATTCCAGGGCCTGCTTGGACAGCTGATCGCCAAGGATGACGCGATCGACCGCGAGCACAAGCGGCAGGCACTGGTCAGGCAGAACCCGGGGGGCCGGCTGACAGAACAGGAGATCGCGACACGGGTGGAGGCGAGTGAGGCTTTGATCGTCGGCCTGCAGGCTGAAGAGCGTGCGCTGCGCCACGGCGCGGTGCAGGCGAAGGAAAAAGGCCTGGCAGAGGCGGGCAAGCAGGACGAGCTGTTGAGCCGGCTCGCCAGGCTCACACCCGAGGAAGCACGGTCGGCGGTGCAGGCCAGGCGCGACGAGTGGCGTTGCTTCAATTTGACTGACGCCTTGTATGTGCGCGATGAGCTGCATCGGCTCAGCGACCGGCAGGCCTTGTACGCCAAGGCCAACGCATTGAACGGAAAGCTGTTCAGTGAAATCGGCGAGCCGTTGGCCGCCTATCGCGCTGACCTGGCTGGTTGCGTGCCGTTGATGAAACGGATGCTGGTCGCCATGCAGCTCATTGATGAACTGGTGGTCGAAATGCCCGAAGCCGCCACTTTCTATCACGGTGACCAGGTCAAGACGGTTCGTACGTTCATCGACAATCATCATTTCAACATCATCGATATGCGCTTCGAACATCTGGCTGCGCTCGCCGAGCTTTCATTGCTGCCTTCACCCACGAGCAACCTGCTTCGCTGGCACAAGGTGGTGGATAGACTCTCGGGTAACCGATTGCGCGCCGCCGCCGCCAACCATGCGATGGTGCTGACCAGCAACCTGCCGCATGTCGATAGGCTCGAAGTGCTGCAGGAGGCTTGGTACCACTACTCGAAGGCTGCTCACGAGGCCCTGGTGCAGTTGAACATGGGCAGCCCAGCGATCGATGCCACGATGCTGGGGGAGTACCTGCAGCACATGGAACTGCTGAAGCAATCCGCCAACCATCTGCTGATCCAGGCGTCCCAGGAGTTCGCCGGCATGAATGTGCCGATGCGCGCCGCCTACGCGGTGAGCGAGGGTATGCACAGGGCAGTACGCACCACGACCGGTGAACTATTGATCGCCACGCAGCAGGCGACCGAGGACGGTGGCGAGCAGTTGGTGGTGAGCGACCCCGTGGGTGGCGATGTTCTGCATCGTTTCCATTGCCGGCAAGGTGTTTGGGTCGAAACGCTGCCTGAGCCGCAGGCGCAGGATCCTGCCTGGGTGCCGGCCAGCGAGGCCGCGGAGCACGCGCGCAACGTTCTCGAACAAGGCGGTGCGCTACAGGAACGGGTGCGCGACTATCTCGCCCGGGACCTGGACCACCGCGACCTGGAAACACTGGTGGACGGGCAGATCGAAGCGTTGCAGGCCGCACGTGACTCGGTTCGGGATGACGAGGCGCTTCATGGCCGCCTGGTCGAGGCTGTGGCGCAGTGGAAAGGCAACAAGGTCGCCTGGCTGACCCGATTGCACAGTCAGACGCGCAAGCCCGGCGCCGCCGCACTCGCATT